Genomic DNA from Asterias amurensis chromosome 2, ASM3211899v1:
acctccatggtctatcATAAAAACACCAGACTTTACTCTTAGAACTTATTTTTTATGAGGTTCGTTCAATCTGCTAGCCTATGATAGCAGTACATGCATGCATGAGGGTCTGCacgtttcttcttcttcttccaaaAAAAGTGCAGACTTCATGGTATAGCCCAGTGGCGGCGGTTTATccagtaaagacaagacaaaacGAACCTCTTCTAGGTGTAACTGAACTCCAGCTCTgggttctgatcagcagagagcGGGTTTGAGTCACGGTTGTGATGCTTgtatcctttaaaggcactggacactattggtaattactcaaaattattattagcataaaaccttacttggtaacgagtaatggggagaggttggtagtataaaacattgtgagaaacgactccctctaaagtggagtagttttcgagaaagaagtatttttccacaaatttgatttcgagacctcaagtttagaatttgagatctcgaaatcaagcacctgaaagcacacaactgcgtgtgacaagggtattttttctttcatagttatctcgtaactctgacaaccaatcgagctcaaattttcacaggtttgttattttatgcatatgttgagatacagcaagtgagaagagtggtctttgacatttaccattagtgtccactggctttaaaggaaaaCACTTATTAAATTAAGCGAGCTTATCATTAATAGAAGGGGGTTGCCCATatagtgttcctggtttgattggccaCAGCAACTGAACTTTGTAAACCATTGGTGCTACGtaaaggtctcataattcagaGCGTAGCCAGCCATGATCTCCAAATAGTTTGTAAGACGAATACTGAATGATAAGAACTCATTACACTTGGCAGCTTCAAAAAGTATTGcatctatttttaaaataaatttagctGTTCAAAGCTGTTTACAATTCAAAAATGTCCGAAggtataaacaaaaaatcaaacaaaagttAATGAGACAAGGGCATTATTACTTCCCGAGCATGCTGCAAAGTATACTTGTTGACAAACCACAACATATTTAATTTCTGATAGGACAAGCTTTTAATATCAAATTAAACAAACCGTGAAATTAGGCGAAGACAAAAGTGCAGTTGTAAATCTAAATTTACTGATAGTATCTTTGGGGTTGACCAAAGCTAGAAttataaaaagacaaataaaaatattaatagaaTTCGAGCCCTATATGGACGCAGAGAACGTTTAGTTCAGTTAACATTATAATAAGGACTGCAGGATAATTAATGTGGGCAGCTGGTTTTTATGGCATCTGTTTCCAAGGTTTCTTACAATGTTCCAATCGCTGATGAGCACGTTCAAGTGATGGTGAAAAatttcgacccccccccccccccataagtAATTATACTAATTGTGCAACTGGAACAGGTGGTTCCTAGATAGGAGTACTAGTCTATTCAAGAGCTTTGCATATATTATGCTAATTATGCAGGAGGTGTGTGTTATCTGTACTATTATTCTTTTCTCAGGAAATTTGTTGGGAGTGCTGTGTGGATGTATtcaaaatcaataaaataaaatgaaatagtCTACTTATGTAACTGAGGTTTAGATCACTGAGTGGCCAATTTGACTGGGCTCGCATACTGCCAAAATCTGTGCGTTCACTGTTGTTTAACACGGTTAGCGCCAAACTTCTACAGTAGCTGTAAGTGACGAATGCTTGGTAGCATGTATGCAAATGCACTAGCAAATATACCTTGATTCTGATTGAGATTGAGATGTGCTTGCATCGAGCACACACATTTCTGCTTGGCTTGCACAAACTTGGAGAACTTTTCTTTAACTGAAAAAGTATAAAATGTTcctctttgatttgttttttgtaaaacctttgattgattgtttttccGAAACAGGCTAAAGTTGAAATTGACACGTTATACAACTGTTCACAGcgagcaacaacaacaacaatctaACAACAAGGAGGACCATTTTGGGTAACAAGGGCCCAGCCATGACTAGTACCGGTCATCGTCTGCGCTCCCTGGCGCACAAACACCTGAAGGAGAAAGAATGCGCCTCCCTCAAACAGGCCATTCAGTCCTTCAGGGAGACCAAGTCTGTCTTAACCCTCTGCACCACACTGAAAGGTATCCTGACCACCAAGGAGAAGCTCTCCCTCTTGGTTGCCATCTACCCGATGATTCCTGCAGACCATCAGGAGGACTTTGATCGACTCTGCTGCCTACACTTTGACATGTACCAGCTCCACATCAGACCTCAGATACTTGAGAGGTACGGTGCGCCAGCGGCTCAAAGAAACACGACGGCGCTGACAGCTCTAGGGAGGCAAAAGCGAAAGTCGGCCAGAGTGTTGCTACCCGTAGAACAGCTGAGGAATGCCATGAGCCTGGAGGCGAGGGGGAAGGCAACGTCGGAGGCACACCACAGGGTGAAGCAGAAGGCGGGAGACAGTTCCAGACGAGCTGATGTCATCAGGGTGCGAAGAGACAGCTCACGGTCTTCAGAGGGAAGGAAAGAACACAAACGGAGTCGGACCGTTGAGGCTGATGTCGGGAGAGGTGATGGCCAGCAACCTCAGGTGAATATCTCATCCATGCTATCAATTTATTTTGCTTGTATTATATCATTTCTCAAGAAATAAAATTTGCAACTGCACATTTTGGCTGGAACATTTCCAACATCCTTCAAAGTCAGATAGCTTTGCATCCCAGCCGAAGGACACAGCAATAATGGTGAAGTGTGTTGCATAGAACGGGACTATAATCCATACCCTGCTAATCAGAATGACCAGAGCTCGTCTCTTTCACACTAGACCACTCAACCATGAAACACCACTCGGAAATTAGGCAGACTTGCATTCTGCATATAAAAGAACTATTTTGAAAAGATCCAAATAAATGAAGAGGCCCTTTCTAgggtactgttttttttaactgacaAACATTAAGTTATAGAATCTTCTTCATGTTTCAGGTACCACCTCTCAGTCTTAACGCCAGCAATGAGCGAGAAGAGGAGGCGACGACACCAAGAGGGGCGCCCTCATCCGTTCGGATCAGAAAGATCAAGTTAGATCATCGAGAGAATGAGAGTTTGGGATTCTGCATTCGTGGCGGTAAAGATCTTAACGCTGGTATCTATGTGTCTGAGGTGGATGCTGGTGGCCAAGCTGACAGACATGTAAGCCGTTTCAACCTCCTTTAAGTCCCTCTTAATACATCATTTTACATTGGATCCGTCTGTAATTAAaggcataaaattacaaaccttgTAATATTCTGAcccaatcagtcatcaaagttgtgagaaaacaATGTTAGAAAAAAATATCCTTGTAGCAGAGGAtgttgctttcagatgtatgagaaaggcttcaggtctaaaGCCTTTTTTTCAGAATCAAATTTTTGTATGGAAATTACCACTTGCTCTAAAACTACACTGCCTCGAAGGGGGTCATGtctaactttttgttttcactctCAGCAGCTCCTCAGTGCTCTTTGCAAGGTaaacttattttgtcaatagcttgtggaataattaccaaaagcaTACCCCGCCTTTAATATGTGATACTGTTGAAAGAAAACTGAGTTAAGTAGTGTTTCAAACCGAGTTtacagggcccattttcatggctctgcatgCTTACCGCAGAATTCCGTGGTTATATACGGCCCATGAATTCATAAATTCACATACTCTACACTGCACCCAAACTCTACACATTTGTTAGtgtatctctctctctctagtcgaccgaggTCGGAATCATGTTGAGGCTCGCCAATCCCTGTCTATCTCTCATTAGGTTGGGAAGATCAGCTGGAAGCACCCATGTCCCTAGCAACTACATCTGTATAGCTGAGCCTTTGTCTCCCCCTGTTTCTCCTTCCATGTTTCGGTGACCAGGTGCAGTGTATAACAAACAGCCTTGTTGTTTTCTGCCTCAAATAACCCCATTCTGTTGATCGATATTAATAATCAATTATCCACATATAGAACCTACATGCGCTATAAACCCAACCTCCCCTTGGATTAAAATATCATATTATAACAGTGATGTCAATGCCATCATTTTCTCATTGACAAACACAGGGCCTGAAGGTCGGTGAGAGGGTGTTGAAGGTCAACGACCTGCCTTTTAAGAACATTACCCACGCACAGGCTGTGGTGGCGCTCAAATCCTCACGTCGGTTGACCCTCTATGTGGCTCCGCTGGGAGTTATGCCAGGATCTACACCAAACGGAACACCAAGGTGAATGCCATCACTGATTTACTGTTCCAAGTCGACCTTCTCGGTTGGGATTTGAATCCATGACTCCCGAAGGTCTAGAGCAGATGTATTTACCGGCTAGACCACAAAGCATGCCCTGTTAAAAtagaccatggcccaatttcattaaagatCTGCTACGCAgtttttttgccgatttgacccacaaattttgatttataaTTCAATATGTATTTTGGGTGGGGTCAAgttttcatttgagccattgctcgaaaaagtctgccaattattagtagcagtgaaataaagtgctcaaaatttttGTCGGATtctgacaatatatcacgtgaccaattcttatgtgttttaaagaaacgttttaaatttttgtcatggctcctgaccattaaaagtaaatgttaaacttttttttcgttagagcgggtgatactctttgaaataccattcactaaaaaaaaatctattttttaatgttcgGGGCCAAAAATCtaacatagcatctttaaattttcattgttgtgGCTGTGCACGACTtaattttttgctcagcaaataaatttgtgtttACCCTTTAGGTCAGTGCAAGTCCTTTAGTAGCAGTAACAGAACCATTGATTTAGATAACAATTgcacctgaaaaaaaaactggtttGTTTACATACACCGATTTGTGCTTTCTGAGTTCTGTGAGATTTTAACAAATCTAGAGACTTATATACTCAGgtagttttaaaaacacaggggtggatttcacaaaggtagtcctaacttaggactagtcctaggcaatgctaagagataggaccagtcctaagttaggatgagttactggtcctaacttaggactggtcctatctcttagcattgcctaggactagtcctaagttaggactacctttgtgaaatccacccctgggccccTACATTCTAGAGCATGTCCTAAAAAAACAACCTAGTATCCCTAGTTTTCTAGTATCCAAGAATTCCTTTCAACTGAatacttttgttttgattgtttccaGAAGTGAAATGAGCAGTGCGAGATCGACCAGCAGTCAGCACTCTGCTAAGAGCACTGCCAGCAGTCGCCACGGCAAAGGGAGTCAGGACAACAACAAAGATGAGGGAGCATTGTCTAAGGTCAAGCAGGTGACAATTATCGCTGACGATGATGGGTGGCTGGGTTGCAGTATCAGAGGGTAAGTGCATGAATAAGAGAATCATAGTGTGGttaagaggttttcaactagtggtttaatcccaacgaggcctggttcttgataattttaccgagacgaagtcgcggtaaattatcaagaaccaggcctcggcgggtttaaaccactagttgaaaaccgattcaacacactttgattcccattcataaataccttttcggtcaaaaaacatcaacacttcttggtcaaaaggtaaaataaatgcaaaattataattattcaatgatttctttcaacacaacgcccctccagctatgaaatggttaggccctggggtaaacaactccttataaggagatgctgtgcgcgttgcgcgtatcgcatgatgttgcacaactgtttcagccgttgctctcgaccaataggaatgaagaaactgccTTATATGCACAGGTGCAAGCGCTCGTGTTGTAAAGAACAGGTTGTATATTTCAGCGGATATGTGAGGAGGGGGATTCAAACCAGTATGCAGTATTGAAAGGTTAAGGAGGAGGGATTCTAACCCAGTCGCAATTAGGTGAAACAATTAGTTGGTTATAGTTTCAGAGGAAGTGTACATGTAAAgaagggatttgaaccagtTAAGTGTGGACGACAAAATAATGAGTTGCAGAAGCTTGTGTCAGGGGGAAAGGGGAAAGGAGGAGGGATTCGAATCAGTCGCATATAGGTGAAACAATTAGTTGGTTATAGTTTCAGAGGAAATGTAAAgaagggatttgaaccagtTCTGTGTAGATGACAAAATAATGGATTGCAGAAGCTTGTGTCAGGGGGAAAGGAGGAGGTATTCGAACCAGTCGCATGTAGGTGAAACAATTAGTTTGTTAGAGTTTCAGAGGAAATGTAAAgaagggatttgaaccagtTACGTGTAGATGACAAAATAATGAGTTGCAGAAGCTTGTGTCAGGGGGGAAAGGAGGAGGGATTCGAATCAGTAACTTAAAGATAACAAAAAGAATGGGTTGCAGTATGAGAGGGTAAAAAAAGAGGATTGAAACCAGTAACTTAGAGGTCACAAAACGATTGGGTTGTAGTTTCAGCGGAGAAGTGCaagggattcgaaccagcgacatttttaaaaacattttttacattttttttatttttttttacatttttttttttttttttttacattgcatTACATTACATTAAGGAATGGAGTAACACTATCTCCCTCTCTCaataataaaaagaataaaaattaTCTCCTGGCTCTTAGCGTTAGTGCAGATTATAAGCGAATGTTATAATTAGTGTAATCACTTGTTCATTCATTTCTTTAGTGGCATTGATTATGAAATGGATGTGACGGTAGCCAATGTTGACCCCATGTCGCCGGCGTACAGGTCTGGGCTGAAGAAAGGGCAGTACATTAATAAGGTATGTTGTTCAACCTATTGGATCACTCCGTGTTATGCTATGCGCAGCGATCAGTTGAGAGCGCTTTTACACTCGCAGAGACTTTTGTGGTCTATCGATGTGACAATGCACTGCggtacaaatacaaaatacagaGTTACAGTCAAGAACTGAGAGCAAGTGTAGTGTTTGTttccaaatgtttttttcaGCAGGGTGTATAAGGACAGACAGTTTCCAAAATGTTGCTCTCAAGTGTTTTTATTGTAACTATATTTATagtatttttaatgtttaatgttttaatgCTGGGCACCTTTGAAAATCAGCATTCTCACAGAAAGGTTTTTCCCAgggtaaacaataaataaataaataaataaataaataataaattattagcAGGTAAGGAAAAGAGTCCCTAGGCTCACCCTGAACACCTGCTGTAAAGTATTTAAactaagatttgtttttttgctccACTCAAGCATATTAATTAATTTTCTCCGAAGATAATATCCAGGGTCACCCGCTGCTCCTCTTATTTCTTAacaaagggtctatgtaacttttgtaggacaaaaaacacaatgtagaCAGATtcacactaaacttaaacagtttgaagataatgatagtagaaagcttccctgaaaatactacgtgctgaggtgttgtagtttttgggaaattagtaaaacaatgtcatgaaaataattttaataatttacaatgtacttt
This window encodes:
- the LOC139954603 gene encoding uncharacterized protein — translated: MTSTGHRLRSLAHKHLKEKECASLKQAIQSFRETKSVLTLCTTLKGILTTKEKLSLLVAIYPMIPADHQEDFDRLCCLHFDMYQLHIRPQILERYGAPAAQRNTTALTALGRQKRKSARVLLPVEQLRNAMSLEARGKATSEAHHRVKQKAGDSSRRADVIRVRRDSSRSSEGRKEHKRSRTVEADVGRGDGQQPQVPPLSLNASNEREEEATTPRGAPSSVRIRKIKLDHRENESLGFCIRGGKDLNAGIYVSEVDAGGQADRHGLKVGERVLKVNDLPFKNITHAQAVVALKSSRRLTLYVAPLGVMPGSTPNGTPRSEMSSARSTSSQHSAKSTASSRHGKGSQDNNKDEGALSKVKQVTIIADDDGWLGCSIRGGIDYEMDVTVANVDPMSPAYRSGLKKGQYINKVNGVSVAALTHDEIVSLVTASNVIMLDIGPAPKKAPPVPKEKPKNHRRSQTAEAVLSNQRPAGKPPKNMTIPQSPKHTGRLAANFAEFELELQSTPPVSTSTPLPPDNHPALIANRGNHRENLPPQDEEELRASSPDPDGRFVTILHDSDELDDSILMNTPRDNAAASKFDMGTIRLNLANRADKIPDKGKLMNNNLGECGRTPTKRDHVKDIFHLNGNVEEYRTPVSSPKPNRNSISGLNTPEKNPYIKASMNILSSPYNNVEQEIRLANYRPSTPSKQLPIMKPLVSSQLHHELTGKRAKPPICPNIPVAQTSPVSKFFKKMLRRNSGSSRKGTSQSGSSLRSCSSVESLNEDRMSLNSLGASSGGGAAMHRSAYDLMVENDGDVTLL